The genomic interval TACGAAGTGAACAACCATTTCCTGCCCAAGCTCAAAGATGCTGGCCTGCGGATTTCTGGCAAGTCGTCCGATGACAAGCTGGTGGAAGTTGTGGAAGTAGCCGACCATCCCTGGTTTGTGGCGTGTCAGTTCCACCCCGAGTTCACCTCGACGCCTCGCGACGGTCATCCGTTGTTCAAGGGCTTTGTTTCTGCGGCACTGGCTCGCAAGCAGGGAGACTGATCATGGCACGGCACACTGTGAACGTATCGGATATCGAAGTTGCCAACGATCGTCCGTTTGTGCTGTTTGGCGGCATGAACGTGTTGGAATCCCGGGAAATGGCCTTTGAAGTGGCCGAGGCCTACGTTGAAGCTTGTGGCAAGCTGGGGATTCCCTATGTCTTCAAGGCATCGTTCGACAAGGCCAACCGCTCTTCGGTGAATTCGTTCCGTGGTCCCGGTCTGGATGAGGGCCTGCAGATCCTGGCCGACATCAAGAGCAAGTTCGGTGTGCCGATCATTTCTGACGTCCATGAGCCTGCCCAGGCTGCACCGGCAGCAGAGGTGTGTGACGTCATCCAGTTGCCGGCTTTCCTGAGCCGGCAGACCGATCTGGTGGTCGCCATGGCGAAAACCGGCGCGGTTATCAATATCAAGAAAGCCCAGTTCCTGGCGCCCCAGGAAATGAAGCACATCATCACCAAGTGTGAGGAAGCCGGTAACGACAAGCTGATCCTGTGCGAGCGGGGCAGCAGCTTCGGCTACAACAACCTGGTGGTCGACATGCTGGGCTTCGGCATCATGAAGCAGATGGATGTACCGGTGCTCTTTGATGTGACCCACGCCCTGCAGATGCCGGGTGGTCGTGCGGATTCCGCTGGTGGCCGCCGCGCCCAGGTGACGGACCTGGCGCTTGCCGGCATGTCCCAGGGGCTGGCCGGGCTATTTCTGGAGGCTCATCCAGATCCGGATCAGGCCAAATGCGACGGCCCTTGTGCCCTGCGTCTGAGCCAGCTGGAACCGTTTCTGGCACGGGTCAAGGCCGTGGATGACCTCGTCAAAAGCTTTAAACCTATCGACACCGCCTGATTGGCGGTGTTCTTCGTTTCGTCCCTCTTTGATTACCTGAAAACTTTGGAGATGCATCACAATGACCAAGATTGCCAACATCAAGGCGCGCGAAGTGCTCGACTCCCGCGGCAACCCGACCGTTGAAGCCGACGTAATCCTCGAAGATGGCACCCTGGGCCGCGCCTGTGCGCCTTCCGGCGCCTCTACCGGCTCCCGCGAAGCGCTTGAACTGCGTGATCAGGACGACTCCCGGTACCTGGGTAAGGGTGTTCGCAAGGCGGTTGATGCGATAAACAGCAAGATTCGTGATGCCCTTTTGGGTAAGGACGCTTCGGACCAGCGTGGCCTCGACAAGGTGATGCTGGAACTTGATGGCACCGAAAATAAGGCCAATCTTGGCGCCAACGCCATTCTGGCCGTATCCCTGGCAGCCGCCAAGGCCGCAGCCGAGTCTCTGGGCAAGCCTTTGTACGCCCACATTGCCGACCTGAACGGCACCTCTGGCAAGTTCAGCATGCCGGTTCCCAT from Marinobacter sp. LA51 carries:
- the kdsA gene encoding 3-deoxy-8-phosphooctulonate synthase, with translation MARHTVNVSDIEVANDRPFVLFGGMNVLESREMAFEVAEAYVEACGKLGIPYVFKASFDKANRSSVNSFRGPGLDEGLQILADIKSKFGVPIISDVHEPAQAAPAAEVCDVIQLPAFLSRQTDLVVAMAKTGAVINIKKAQFLAPQEMKHIITKCEEAGNDKLILCERGSSFGYNNLVVDMLGFGIMKQMDVPVLFDVTHALQMPGGRADSAGGRRAQVTDLALAGMSQGLAGLFLEAHPDPDQAKCDGPCALRLSQLEPFLARVKAVDDLVKSFKPIDTA